A stretch of the Rhinoderma darwinii isolate aRhiDar2 chromosome 3, aRhiDar2.hap1, whole genome shotgun sequence genome encodes the following:
- the LOC142748537 gene encoding poly(3-hydroxybutyrate) depolymerase-like, protein MKALIVLLSLVGFCYGQSKLGGIHFLMFSKKEKSIVMFNTSKYNLESAVSVSGLSSGSYMANQFHVAQSKRIIGAGLFAGGPYYCAQGSMLTATNACMKLPTSINVASLKTQTQSYANSGLIDPLSNLASGRVYIFSGTRDSVVVPGVVKKQEEYYASYITNSGAIKTEYDVPAEHGMPTDSYGGACGSTNLEYINNCNYNGAYEALNHIHGGLQLILFDQAEFFKLAVPSTYGMDTAGYIYVPSSCQSGAICKLHIVFHGCQQGREKLGDKYAANAGYNQVADLNNFIILYPQAKSNLSNPNGCWDWWGFSSYAYANKNGYQMTGVERMMLRTLGLY, encoded by the exons ATGAAGGCTCTCATCGTCTTGCTTTCCTTGGTTGGCTTCTGCTATGGACAGTCTAAGCTTGGTGGGATACATTTCCTCATGTTTAGCAAAAAGGAAAAATCCATTGTGATGTTCAACACCA GCAAATACAATCTTGAAAGTGCTGTGTCTGTCTCCGGACTGTCCTCAGGATCATACATGGCTAACCAGTTCCATGTTGCCCAGTCTAAGAGGATCATCGGAGCCGGCCTCTTTGCCGGAG GACCCTACTACTGTGCACAAGGAAGCATGCTCACCGCAACTAATGCTTGTATGAAACTCCCCACAAGCATCAATGTCGCCTCCCTGAAGACCCAGACTCAGAGCTACGCCAACAGTGGGCTCATCGATCCCTTATCCAATCTCGCCAGTGGCAGAGTCTACATCTTTTCTGGAACTCGTGACTCTGTTGTAGTTCCAG GTGTCGTAAAAAAGCAGGAAGAATATTACGCATCTTACATTACCAATTCCGGAGCCATCAAGACTGAGTATGACGTCCCAGCCGAGCACGGAATG CCCACTGACAGCTATGGAGGGGCCTGCGGATCAACCAACCTGGAATATATCAACAACTGTAACTACAATGGGGCCTATGAGGCTCTCAATCACATCCATGGGGGGCTTCAG CTGATATTGTTTGACCAGGCTGAATTCTTTAAACTGGCTGTTCCTTCAACTTATGGGATGGACACTGCTGGATACATCTACGTTCCTTCATCATGCCAGAGTGGAGCGA TTTGCAAACTTCATATCGTTTTCCACGGCTGCCAGCAAGGAAG GGAGAAGCTGGGTGACAAATATGCAGCGAATGCCGGATACAACCAGGTCGCAGATCTGAATAACTTCATCATCCTGTATCCTCAAGCCAAGTCTAATTTATCTAACCCCAATGGATGCTGGGACTG